The Fervidobacterium pennivorans DNA segment AATGATATTATCAGTTCCAACAGTTGGAACAAAAAGCTTTTCAAGTTTGTAAAGTTGTTTTTTTGAATGAGTTTTTTCAATGCTTTGTTATTCCATAGTTTGGGAGTCTTATGTTTTCCTGTATCATTCAGTTTCTTCAAAATATTTGTTTTCGTGGATAATCACCTGCCTTAAAGGAAGAGATAGTCTGTTTCGTATGAACTCAAAGTGGAGCAAATCTTTGTATACGGCTCTGAATTTTGTCCAGCTGTAAATCACTGCTATGATGAATCCTATAGCAAATCCAATACCGGGGAAACGTATGATAGTTAACATCGAGAATACGAAGTTAACCGTGAATGCGATTATGGAAGCATACATAGGAATATCTGGCAAATCAAAGTAATGAGCAATCAGTGAAACGTAGAGAAAAATACCGTTCGCTGCAGCTCCCACAATACCAAATCTTAAGGCTTTAAGACCATAATCGTTTAACAACAAAGCTTTTGCAAAAGGACCCGAGAGTATTAAGCCAGAAAGCATAAAAGCGAATTGGACTGAAAGAATGAGTTTTGTGGTTGCGTATAAGTTATTATCGAGTGTTTCTTTGGCGAGCTTGATATATGTAAGTGTGCGATTTTCTTCTATCGATTGGTAGAAAGCCCTGTAATTAAAGTAGAAATCAGTTTCTAAGTTCAGCACAAAGAGTGTCAGCGTTGGGACAATAAAGAGATAAGAAATGAACATAGGGATATCATACTGAGGAGCAAAAATGAAACCTTTTGAAATTGAGTATTTGAAATAAGACCATGCGATGAAATCGTCTATCCAGGCTGCCATATAAGTTATGAAACCCGAAACGGCTTGTTTTTTGTATTTTTTTACGGCTTCCAGGAATAGAAGTTTGGTCTCTTTGGAAGGTTTCACAACAAACAAATAGCGCCTTATAAACAACTGGAGCATTGAAGCTATAAACATCAGTCCGAAGTTGTAACCCAAATAAGAAAAGTATTCGCCTCTAAATTTAAAAAGATAAACACTTCCAAACAGACTCAGCAGACTTCCGAATAAAAAACTGAGTACAACAGGAGTAAAAACCCTTATTGCCGTTATGAAAATGACTTGTACCCAAATGATTGTCAAACTTGTTAGAGAATATGAAAACAGAAATATTTTCCAAAGCTCTGTAATTTTATTTATTAGGAAGAAGACAGTTAGGAAAGTTGCGGAAGAAAAGACTGCATATCCAAGAGATGAAATGTAAAGCCCATATATTTTTTCGAATTCCTTTTTGTAGATTAAATCCGCTAGAAACCTCGTTACAGAAGTGGAAACACTGCCGAAGATTATCGTGGAAAAGATAAACGTGTATATGATTGCCGAAATAAAGAACGGTATCTCATTTTGCGGAATGAGTAATTGAATAACAACAAGAGTGACAGAAGACATTATCCAAGGTCCAGCACTAACATTTGCTGAATAAAAGAAACTGAATATATCAGAAAAAAAAGAGTTTTTACTTAACAATTTGTTGAGTTCAAAACCAATCCCCGCCATATTTACCCCTTTTTAGGAAATTATTGGTTACATAGAAATT contains these protein-coding regions:
- the pelG gene encoding exopolysaccharide Pel transporter PelG, with the protein product MAGIGFELNKLLSKNSFFSDIFSFFYSANVSAGPWIMSSVTLVVIQLLIPQNEIPFFISAIIYTFIFSTIIFGSVSTSVTRFLADLIYKKEFEKIYGLYISSLGYAVFSSATFLTVFFLINKITELWKIFLFSYSLTSLTIIWVQVIFITAIRVFTPVVLSFLFGSLLSLFGSVYLFKFRGEYFSYLGYNFGLMFIASMLQLFIRRYLFVVKPSKETKLLFLEAVKKYKKQAVSGFITYMAAWIDDFIAWSYFKYSISKGFIFAPQYDIPMFISYLFIVPTLTLFVLNLETDFYFNYRAFYQSIEENRTLTYIKLAKETLDNNLYATTKLILSVQFAFMLSGLILSGPFAKALLLNDYGLKALRFGIVGAAANGIFLYVSLIAHYFDLPDIPMYASIIAFTVNFVFSMLTIIRFPGIGFAIGFIIAVIYSWTKFRAVYKDLLHFEFIRNRLSLPLRQVIIHENKYFEETE